One Longimicrobium sp. genomic window, CTTCAACGGGTACCGCCCGCAGTTCTACTTCCGCACGACGGACGTGACGGGCACCGCCAACCTCCCCGAGGGTGTGGAGATGGTGATGCCGGGCGACAACGTGCAGATGTCGGTGGAGCTGATCACGCCGATCGCGATGGAGAAGGAGCTTCGCTTCGCCATCCGCGAGGGCGGCCGCACCGTCGGCGCCGGCGTCGTCACCGAAATCCTGGACTGAGCCGGTTGGCGGATGCGCAGCGGGAGCGTCGAACGACGCTCCCGCATGCCGTGTTTCCGCACCCCGGGCTGTAACGGAACCGTCAACCGACCTCCAGAAAGATATGGCAGGCAAGATTCGCATCCGGCTGAAGGGCTTCGATCACGCGGTGATCGATCAGACCACGGCCGACATCGTCCGCACGGCGGAGAAGACGGGCGCCCGCATCAGCGGCCCCATCCCGCTCCCCACGCGGATCCAGCGGTGGACCGTCCTGCGGTCGCCGCACGTGGACAAGAAGAGCCGCGAGCAGTTCGAGCTGAAGACGCACAAGCGTGTCATCGACATCCTCGATTCTCGCCCGCAGACCGTCGACGCCCTCACCAAGCTGGACTTGCCGGCTGGTGTGGACGTCGAGATCAAGGTGGACTGAGGAGGACGAGATGTCGGGAATCATCGGACGCAAGCTGGGGATGACCCAGATCTTCGACGAGTCCGGCGCCGTCGTGCCCGTGACCGTCATCGAGGCGGGGCCCTGCCCCGTCGTGCAGGTTCGCACCGACGAGAAGGACGGCTACGCGGCCGTTCAGCTCGGCTTCGGTGCCAAGAAGGCCTCGCGCGCCACCGGCGCCGAGAAGGGCCACGCCAGCAAGGCCGGCCTCGAGGCCGCCCCGGCGGTGCTCAAGGAGTTCCGCTTCGACCAGGCGCCGGCGGTGGGCGAAAGCGTCACCGTCGACGGCTTCGCCCGCGGCATCCGCGTCAAGGTGACGGGCGTCACCAAGGGCCGCGGCTTCCAGGGCGTCGTCAAGCGCCACGGCTTCGGCGGCGGACGCGCCTCGCACGGCGCTACCCGCGTGCACCGCGCCCCCGGCTCCATCGGCGCGGGCACCAACCCGTCCCGCGTGATCAAAGGCAAGCGCATGCCGGGCCACATGGGCAACGCGCAGCAGACCGTGCGCAACCTGCTGGTCGCCAAGATCGACGCCGAGCGCAACCTGCTGTACGTGCGTGGTGCCGTGCCGGGGCCGATCAACGGCGTCGTGTACGTCACCCGCCAGTAAAGGGAGCCCGGATACCATGGCAACTGCACGCTTTTTCAACGCCGCCGGCGAGCCGGGCGAGGCGTTCCAGCTCCCCGAGGAGCTTTTCGACGGCATCGTCAACGAGGCCGTCCTTCACGCGGTGATCAAGGCGCACCTGGCCAACAAGCGCCAGGGCAACGCCAGCACCAAGACGCGCGCCGACGTTTCGGGCGGCAACCGCAAGCCGTGGCGCCAGAAGGGCACCGGCCGGGCCCGCCAGGGCACCATGCGGGCGCCGCACTGGCGCGGCGGCGGCATCGTCTTCGGTCCGCACCCGCGTTCGTACCAGCAGGACGTGCCGCGCAAGGTCAAGGCGCTGGCCCGCCGCTCGGCGTTCAACCAGCGCGCCAACAACGGCGAGATCACGGTCATCGAGCGCTTCGGCTTCGACGCGCCCAAGACCCGCGAGGCGGTGTCGCTGCTGGGCCGCATGGGCGTCGCCGACGCCAAGCGCGTCCTGGTGCTCACGCACGGCAACAGCGAAACGGTGTTCCGCTCGTTCCGCAACCTGCAGAACGTCGAGGTGCTTCCCTTCGCGCAGGCGTCGCCGTACGACGTGATGAAGGCGCGCCAGGTGATCATCGAGCAGGGAGCTCTCGAGGCGGCGCGCGGCGCCCAGGAGGAAGTGGCACATGCGTAACGTCAGTCAG contains:
- the rpsJ gene encoding 30S ribosomal protein S10, yielding MAGKIRIRLKGFDHAVIDQTTADIVRTAEKTGARISGPIPLPTRIQRWTVLRSPHVDKKSREQFELKTHKRVIDILDSRPQTVDALTKLDLPAGVDVEIKVD
- the rplC gene encoding 50S ribosomal protein L3, producing MSGIIGRKLGMTQIFDESGAVVPVTVIEAGPCPVVQVRTDEKDGYAAVQLGFGAKKASRATGAEKGHASKAGLEAAPAVLKEFRFDQAPAVGESVTVDGFARGIRVKVTGVTKGRGFQGVVKRHGFGGGRASHGATRVHRAPGSIGAGTNPSRVIKGKRMPGHMGNAQQTVRNLLVAKIDAERNLLYVRGAVPGPINGVVYVTRQ
- the rplD gene encoding 50S ribosomal protein L4, yielding MATARFFNAAGEPGEAFQLPEELFDGIVNEAVLHAVIKAHLANKRQGNASTKTRADVSGGNRKPWRQKGTGRARQGTMRAPHWRGGGIVFGPHPRSYQQDVPRKVKALARRSAFNQRANNGEITVIERFGFDAPKTREAVSLLGRMGVADAKRVLVLTHGNSETVFRSFRNLQNVEVLPFAQASPYDVMKARQVIIEQGALEAARGAQEEVAHA